From Nicotiana tabacum cultivar K326 chromosome 22, ASM71507v2, whole genome shotgun sequence, one genomic window encodes:
- the LOC142175946 gene encoding uncharacterized protein LOC142175946, giving the protein MKARDVEFMVGEKVILIVSPMKGVMRFTKKGELSLRFIGPFEVLERVSKVAYRLALPPILSRVHPVFHVSMLWKYYTDLSLVLDFSLVQLDKDLTYYEELVAISNRQGSEAEVEGY; this is encoded by the coding sequence ATGAAGGCTCGTGATGTGGAattcatggtgggtgagaaggttatACTCATagtttctcctatgaagggcgtgatgaggtttacGAAGAAGGGCGAGTTGAGcctgaggtttattggtccattcGAGGTTTTGGAGAGAGTTAGtaaggtggcttacaggcttgctttgcctcctatcCTTTCaagagttcatccggtgttccatgtttccatgctttggAAATACTATACGGATCTATCACTTGTGTTGGATTTTAGCTTGgtgcaattggacaaggatttgacttattatGAGGAACTAGTGGCTATTTCGAATAGGCAGGGTTCGGAAGCTGAGGTCGAAGGATATTGA